CCAATGAAGAGGATACCAAAGACGAAGAAACAGATGTTAACAGGTCCAGATCCAgctctttgttcaacaccatttcAAACAGAATAAGTGAAGCAGCTAACCGATCAAGGTCCAACTCGGCATTAATGAGATCTACCGGAGAATCTGTTGCATCCATAGAGGTGTCCACAGATGCAGTCATCCCATCACCTgtatcatcaccaactaTCACTGGGGAAATTGCCCAAGACAGTACCACCTTTAATATGATGAGAAATATTATAGGTCGGTTTGGATCGGTGAGCGTGCTGCAGTTCAAAGGAtccgaagaagaagaaggactCGTGAACAACGTCAAGCATTTGAGATCAGCTTCCATCATTGAAAAGCTATCTCCCAACCACTCGAGAACCCGATCTTCATCGCTTGAAAATGGCACTAGCACTATGCATAACCTTTCGCCCAGTAGGAAAAACACCATTGCATCGAAATTATCTTCAGGAGTCACTGACCTTATGACCAAATTCAACACCCCAGCCACTGCGTCATCCAGTTTCAACCACCAGAACACCAACACCTCTCAGACTTCATTGAGATCCTTAGATGAATCCGAGTCAGTCACGGTGGTCCCCAGGCGACCTGATCATTTTCGCAACCGGACCTCCAGTATACAAATAATGGAGAAGTGGTTCAACAACCTCTCTACCGGCcagcaacaacaattgacacaaacccaaacaGAAGTAAATGCATCCACTTCTAGAAGCATTTCCCAATCCGAACCCTCCAAGCCTGAGGTTGCTGACATTGAGAGCCACGAAGGGTCTGTGTTCAGCACCCCGTCTAAGGAGCTTGCCAAGTATCACAACGTTGATTTTGACTTATTAACGGTTCTGGACTTGAGAACCTTGAAGCTATACTACGACCAGCTATGTAACGAGCTTGGAATGAGTAAATTCGAGTCCAAGCTGACTTCCGAGGAACTCAACGACCAGTTTTCTTCCGTTAACTCCATTTAATAATTTTTGTATGGATTTATAGATGATACACACTATCATGAAGTTTTAGCAGCCAAAAAGTCGCGATGTTTTTCGAGAAAAATCGATAAGGAAACTCACTGGGGTATTTATAAAATCTCATTATATGACTGTTTTAAGCAACAAACAAACATGTCGGAAGTTATGACGGACATCCCACTAAACTTCTCCAACCCTAAGAAACACCGTCTAGCGTTCGACGATGACGCGGTTCTTGTGGACACCAGCTTTGGCAAGCGAATGCGTCTTGACAGCTACTTTGACAGCCTATCACTTACCGACACTACCCGACAATCTAAACGACAGTCCCCCATACCAAGCTTTGAGATCAATCCCGAGGTTAGTTCTTTACCGCAAAAAGTCCCCGATTTAAACACTTATATTGCTGATAAAATCATCGTGAACTTCAACGCAGTGTACGACTCTGCGTCTCAGGTAATTAAATACTATAACCGCAATGTGGTGATTGCGCATCACTTTCAACGGTGGGTCCTACGACTCTTCAACCGCTTCATTGTCAAatacaacaagaacaaccaCACGAATATCCCTCGGTTCAAacactttttcaagatcaccAATGTCATCGGGCTGCAACAACACAACCTCACATACCACGACTTGATCTCGATAGTGCAATCGGAAAGCCATTTGGAGGCCAAGGCCATCAACAAGCGACTCAGCAAGCCTCTGCTGGTATTGgaggaaattgaagaggAATCGTTTACGTTTAATGATATCAAGTATAACTACTGGGACACGATCCAGTCACTCGACCAGGACGTGGAAATGGCTGAGGAGTCTGACGGGGGAGAGGATGTTGACATGGGTGACGATTAATGATTTTGGCAATACACTTAGCACCTTGTGTTACTCAGTGGGAACAGTAGCTATTAAATAGTAGAGTACAAGCCACAGCAAACCTCAAATATACAATTCGCGAAAATTGCAAACCATCTCAAATCATCTGTTTAAACCTTCATCCCCATCGCGAGACGATGCTTCACGCCCTCTCTTCGGACTTGGTCACTCGGATCCTAAACCAACTCACCATTCAAGACACCTATGGCTTTATTGCCAGTGCATTGCTGCTTACGCACATATCTCCCCTACAGCAGAATGCGATCAACCTGGTCGTAATCATGGCATACCAACGTATTTACGGCGGGAAACTCACGGTATACTCAAACCTCGACCAGACGAACTCTCCACAGTTCGAGAAGTCCATGACGTTGTCGGCGTTCCAGGACGAGCTTCTGACCACCCGAGATTCGGTCGAAATCAACACTTTTAAACAAACTCGTCCCCAGTAcgtggtgtttgtgttcaTTCGTCAACCCAACGACTACACCAAGTTCGTCCGCGACCTTAACGCATTCAGCGAGCTTATCGACGGCAAGACCCGCTCCCGCGAGTTTGTGGCGTACTTTGAGCTGCTTCTCCAGTGTGGACTCACCATCGACGGCAGCTCAGTGGTGTCACTCATGACCACCTCGTCGCTCGTGGCGATTctcaaggtgttgattctgatctccaccaaatccaacgCCGTGTGTGAGAAGCTCACCACCATAACCATCCGATTTTCACAAATAGGCCGGTATTTTGTCACCCAGTGGTGCCGATTGTTCTCACGATTCATAAACGTCACCCACTTGGACATCTCGCATAACTTCATTCCCCTGGATGAATACGtgttcaacatcaatgAGCCGTCGATGAAAGATATCATTGGAACCTGCTTCCAATGGCCTCCACGCCTTCGCTACCTAAACTTGGACAGAAACGACATTTCCTACCTCTCGTGTGAACTTCTTCGACGCCTTCCTGACACGCTCGAGGTGTTGTACTTAGCGGGCAACCAGTTGCTGGCAATTGGACCCTTCAGCCCCGAAGAACATGGTGTCAATCACTACCTTCCGAATCTTCACACcatctccttcaatttcaacgTCAGGCTCACGTTTATCGACCCTGCATTTTTTGCAGCGTCCAAGGCAATTTTAAAGCTCTGCTGTGTCAAGAATTGCAATCTTCACCAGGGAAACTTGCCTCAGCTCCTTCAGGTTGCAAAACAAATGAACTTCACTATCGTCGTATAGATCCGGCATATAGTCATCATGGCCTTGTGTCAGACTTCCGCGCATTAAATGAACAAACCTCCAACAACCAACACTCTCAGTACTCAAATCATATACGAATTAGTTGCCACATGCTGTTTCGATTGATGCTTAGCCGGGGGCACGGGTCTTCTTTGGTACGGCCACGATGCATTGCCACTAGAACCATGCCTGTAGCACGCCTACACATTGCatctcaagttcaagtGGTTCGCCTGGTACCAGTACATATTATTAAGCATCATTCACAACCAAGTTTACGGATTGAACCGCAGCTCTCCATAGGTCTCCGCACCTTTGGCACAACACCAATGCGCCGGCTGGAGCATGAAAATCTCGATAACGCCAAATATGACAAGGATAAAGACAATAACAACTCGAAAAGAAAGACAACTGGATCAGATATCTGGAACCTTCTTCTACTAGCCAAGCCGGAGTCCAGGCTACTTGGGTATGCGTTGACTATGCTTGTGGTGACTTCTACTGTGACGATGTCTCTTCCGTTGATCGTGGGGAAGATTATAGATAATGCCAGGCCGTTGGAAGCATTATCCATAGAAGAAAGAGTAGCCCAAGTTGGCAACAGCACCTTTATTCTTGGGTTCACTGAAACACAGTTCTACAGTGCGGTAGCCGTTTTGTTTGCTATTGGGGCGGTATCGAACTTCGGAAGAATGTACGTGTTGAGAATGGCGGGTGAAAAGTTAGTTGCGAGGATGAGGTCTCGGTTATTCCTGAAGATCTTATCACAAGATTCATACTTTTTTGACGTTGGGCCCACAAAGAAGGGTATGAAAGTTGGTGACTTAATTTCCCGGATTCTGAGTGATACTCAAATTATTGCTAGAAGTTTGAGTGGGAACATTTCTGACGGTGCCAGAGCCATGATCAGTGGAGCAGTAGGAATATCGATGATGTGCTATGTGAGTTGGCAATTGACCTTATTCATGAGCATTTTCTTTCCTCCTCTTATTGTAATGACTTTTGTTTATGGAGGTAGAATGAAGCAGTTGGCCAGAAAGGTCCAGGAAAACTTGGGGGACTTAACCAAAGTCACGGAAGAGAAGTTAAATGGGTTGAAAACCATTCAGAGTTATGCCAGGCAGAACTTGGTTGTCCATGGTTACAACAAAGAAGTCAGAAACCTCTTTAACACCAGTATGAGAGAGAACAAGTTGAGTGCCATTTATTTCAGCACAAATTCACTCATCGGTAATATGATGATCATTGGGCTTTTGTTTGTTGGTACCCGGCTCATAAGTTTGGGAAACCTCACCATCGGAGACTTATCGAGTTTCATGATGTATGCCGCATACACTGGAGGATCTGTTTTTGGGTTGGGAAACTTCTACACTGAGCTAATGAAAGCCATCGGAGCAGCCGACCGGGTGTTTGAATTAACGCGTCTGGAACCCAAgatcaaaaccaccatcGGCAAGAAAGTCGACGATTTGGAAGGAGATATCGAATTTAAGAAAATAGAGTTCAGCTACCCGTCTCGGCCCAAGTCCAAGGTGTTTAGAAGTTCCAACCTCAACTTGACCATTAAAAAGGGAGAGAATGTGTGTTTTGTAGGACCCAGTGGCAGTGGAAAATCTACTATTGCCCAGCTTCTCCTTCGGTTCTACGACCCCAATAAAGGTTCTATCCTCATCAACGGCCATGAtatcaaggatttgaattTAAACTTTTACCGGTCCAAAATCGGGTATGTGCAACAAGAACCGCTTTTGTTCAGTGGAACCTTACGAGAAAATATCACGTTTGGCAAGGATCACTGCACGGAACAAGAGATTGAAACCGCCATCCGACTCAGTAACGCTTATGGTTTCATCAACATGTTCCCCAAAGGCTTGGACACGTTGGTGGGCCCTTCGAGCAGTGGAGCCCAGTTGAGTGGAGGCCAGAAGCAGCGGATCTCACTTGCACGGACCTTAATCAAAAACCCCCATATCTTGGTTTTAGATGAAGCTACTTCTGCCTTGGACTCAATTCTGGAAGAGTTGGTAATGCGAAACCTTAAGAGAGTTACAGCTGAAAACGGCTATACAATGATCCTGATTGCTCATCGGTTATCAACCATCAAGAACAGTGATCGGATCATTGTTCTTAGTGAACAGGGCGAAATCGTTGAAGACGGCCCCTTCACACAGCTTTACCAGGACAAGCAGAGCCGGTTCAACGAGCTTCTCCGGAAACACGACCATGACCTCACTGAGGTGTTTGAGTCGTAGCTGCCAAATGATTTGTCAACGACACCCACCGGATGATCCAACCTGGATCCACCCTTGTAGATAGTTAATCCGTATATAGTTAGTCCGTATAAACATCAGATAATCCGACGCAGTTTCACATGCGAACATGCACAAGTGCGCAAATGGCGCCTAGATGACGCACCCGACGGGGTTAGCCACAAATAGCTGCAACAAACCgagcttcaacaaatcaaccTATAGCACCATTGGATGGCAAAGTCCTATCGCACCATCTTTGTATCTCTTGTTATTCTCGCCCTACAAATATACTATTTCCAATATCCCTCCCACCACCATTTAAGTGCCACTACATTTAGCTTTCGCTCGCCCCAGGTTTTCTTCGCATAAACTTGTAAAAACCTGAACCTGCGAATTACCATACGATTGTGGATAGTTTTAAATATCCCAGTTTAATGGCACCGGCCAACAGCTCCACGTCCACACAAATATCACCCCAGGTCTCCGGAATGCTGTCGCCACCAAGCCAGGACCAGCCCCAGGCACATTCACCCTCTGCTGCCCCTCAAGACTATTTCACCGCCAAAGCCCCATCTAGTGGCAATCAGAGCCCTCAAATCCACCAGGACGATACGGACCTTGAAAATTCTTCGGTACCCGCGTACATCTGTCGGAGTCTTTCCGATAGGATCATCCCGCTGCTCCAGGCATCGATTGGGCAGATATACTCATCGGTGGCCACGCCCACAGAAACGGAGACTGATGCCAAACTTGATACAAATTCGGAAACGGGTCTGGAACCAGTAGGGTCCACGCCTCGCACGTCTGAGGATGATGAAATCGACGTGGCCAAGCCCATCGGGATGTTCAAGCCCCAAAAATCTGTATTGGAGTTCATAGCATCATCGCAGATCTACTCCGATGTCGCCAACTTTGTACTGAGCCATCGGGGCCGGTCGGGCTCTGACCGATCGACGTCCAGCGGGCGCCCGACCGGGTCTGACATGAAGATCCCGTCTTTGGGATACGGAATCATTGAGAATTCGAGTGAGAGTGAAGACTACGAATTTGGGGACgaggatgatgaggatgatgaggatgaaAATGAACCAAATGACCATCATTCGGACTCAGACGATTATGAAGATGCCGAGGAGCTACCAGATGCGAGTTCCACCCCCATGGAAGCCAGCCAGAGCACAGAGTCTCATAGCAGTGCGTTTTCCACGCTTCTTTCGTCGATCCGCAGTTTGGACACCATAAACATGCAGTCACTCACGCTGTTCCAGCTGTCGATGGTGAGAAACTTTGAGATCCTCAAGAAAGATGGTGTGTTGGTGAGGTTCACTGAAGACTCCAACTCTAGCACCCCCATTGATGATGttctttccaccaacttgaaattgaacatcGCGGAccggttgcaaaaagtaTTTTCCATCCAAGACGACGACATTTTCTatgccaacttcaacgGGTGGCTCGTGAGGGACGTATTCTTGCAGGGCCATATCtacttgaccaagaacTGTATTTTGTTTTTTGCATTTTTACCCAGCAAGTTCTCGTCTCCACCAGATAGCCAGAGCGATGGTGAGTTCAGAAAACAGGACGACTCGAGTGTGTACATCCAAACCGGTGCTTTAgcaaccaaaaccaaaaaataCGGGGAAATCTTGGGAACTGTCTTTACAAACCGGCTGTGGGCCATCTTAAGACCCGAGACGTTATCGATCTACTCGTCCCCCACTGACTTGTACTTTCCTACGCTTGTGATTGATCTTCGCACCTGTGTGCATGCCGAGATATTGGAGAAGTACCAGCCCAAAACCGAAAATGCCAGCAATGTTTCCAAGCCTGTTCCAGTAGGTTCACCTACCGATACCCCATCGGGTATTCTCAGCCCCAGAGAGACGTTATCACGAGGAAATAGTGACGATTTGTTGaatgacgatgaagaattgaacaagatgCTCGCATTAGAGGCAGAAGACAACAAAGAAAGCAACAACGGTGGGGTGTGGTTCAagatcaccaccaccaagagATCGTACAAGTTCCAGACTGACAGCATTTATTCGGCCCGACAGTGGGtcaacaatatcaccaagatcatcTTCCAGTTGCAtaactccaactccaaaaatGAGGTTTTGGTCAAGATTCCTCTAGATAATATCACCAGTTTCAACCGAAGCAGTTTATTCGGGACTTCGGAcattgatgttgatgattcgGAGGAGGTTCCAGCTGTATTCTCCTTGACATATCTGACAGGTACAGACAATGTGCTACAccagaacaagaagatacacaagaagttcaccGAGAAAGCCAAACAGCAATTGAACTTATCAGGAACTGAAGACTTACACTTTGTATTTTTCTCCAAAGCACAAGAATTCGATGACACTATTTCAAAAATTGTACATGATCGAGAAGATGGAAATTCTGAGTCTTCTAGTATATCCAACCTGGAAAAGTTCATCCAGaaaatgaaattgaaaaggtTTCAAGGCccaaaagaagaacacGAGACCGAACTCTCCAAAGTCGATATTCCATTCTCCACTTTACTGCCTCATGGAAACCCTTCCGCCATTTTGGATCAAATGCTAGAATACAACAGAGCAATGCTCCACTCTCGGTATGGGGATATACTTGATGAGCCAAATCATTCTAAGCTCAAGAAGATTGGAAGATCATTGACCTTTACTAAACTGAAGACTGCTTACTCAACTAGTTTACACTCAAGTAGTTTGGCCTTACAGGGCAATTCTCTTTCCAATTTGCCCCTTTCCCCATTGAGAACTCCACTGGCAGCTTCTCCATCCGATGTTTCGAGTCGTTCCAGTGAATCCACTTCCCccatgaacttgaacctTCCTCGGCAGTTGTCGGTGACAGGACttaagaagttgaatatGTTTTTTGATACTTCCAAGAGAGACGTGGGAGTGGTGGCTGATCGTTATGGTAACATCCAAATCACAGGCCCTAACGGAAATGAACCGGTTTCTGAAAAGTCTGTTCTCCCTAGTCCTTTGAACTTGGCTGATCCCTCTGAGTATGTTGATCAGGATTATCCCAAAAAGGACAATAAACTCAAGGCGTTTAGTAAAAGTATCAaggccatcaccaatgttTCTAGTGTCTGGAACGCATACCCTTTTCACTATATCCAAATGAACGATAAGGATCCCTTCTACGTTACTGACGAGGCAGCTAGAAACTTGGGCCAAAGGAGGTTAAGAAGCcacttttctttgggtGAGACCAATACCTTAGCAGCTAGTTATTTCTGCCATATACAAAGAGCTTTACCCGTGTACGGGAAGTTGTATGTGGGAAATGAAAACATTTGTTTCCGAAGCTTGTTGCCAGGAGTGTCAACCAAGATGATCTTACCGTTACGTGACGTGGAGAACTGTTTCAAAGAAAGAGGTACTAAAATCACCTTTTCGGGCTTGGTGATTGTTGTCAAAGGGTACGAGAAGTTGTTTGTTGAATTCAGCTCCCACAAGTCCCGAGATGACTGCTTAGATGTGATGTTGGAAGGGCTTCATCAATTACATGGATCAGAAACCTGGGAACCCCTGGCCCATGAATGGGGTGAAAACTATCACGAGCAACTGAATAAGCTAAGACTTTCTGAAGACGGCGAAGACACAAATCAATCTCTAGCCCCTTCCGATGAAACCTTAAAACAGGCATCGATGAGGATCGAGAGTGCcaggatgaagatgtttgaAGACCGGTTCAGTGTGGCAGCCGGATTGCAGGTGCCTATAGTCTTGGAAGATTCAcctttcttcaaaactGAGGTCCGGCCAAACACCTCGTACCACTTTGTGCTATTAACAATTGGCTCCCGAGGAGACGTCCAACCGTATATTGCTTTGGCCAAAGGGTTGATGGAAGAAGGTCACCGAGTCACAATTGCAACACACAGTGAATTCAAGGATTGGATCGTCAGCTACGATATCAAGTTTAGAGAAATTGCTGGTGACCCCACCGAGTTGATGTCGTTGATGGTGAGTCATGGATCGATGTCGGTGGCTTTCATCAAGGAAGCCagttccaagttcaaggggTGGATCAATGATCTCTTGAAGACCGCCTGGGTCGCCTGCCAAGGGGCAGACATTTTGATTGAAAGCCCTTCTGCCATGGCTGGAATTCATATTGCTGAAGCTCTCGGAATCCCATACATGAGAGCTTTCACAATGCCTTGGACTCGTACCAGAGCCTACTCCCATGCATTTATTCTTCCTGACCAGAAGAAGGGAAATTCCTATAACTACTTGACTCACGTCATGTTTGAGACGGTGTTCTGGAGAGGTATCTCATCACAGGTCAATAGGTGGAGGGTAGAGACTCTTAATATTCCCAAGACAagcttgttcaagctcCAGCAGTACAAGGTTCCGTTTTTGTACAACGTTTCACAAACAGTGTTACCACCTGCAGTTGACTTCCCGGACTGGGTGAAAGTTACCGGGTACTGGTTTTTGGATGAAGGTACTGGTAACAAGTACAAGCCTCCACCAGAGCTTATTGAGTTTATGAGACAGGCCACCAAAGACCAAAAGAAAATTGTCTACGTTGGATTTGGATCCATTGTTGTGGACGATGCCAAAAGTCTCACCAAAGCGGTGGTGGAATCGGTTCTTGATGCCGACGTGCGGTGTATCTTGAACAAAGGCTGGTCCGATAGGCATGGTGACAAGGAAGGTGAAGACAGTAAAGAGGTGGAGGTTGAATTGCCCTTCGAAATCTACAATAGTGGTGCCATCCCTCACGACTGGCTCTTCCCGCGTATTGATGCTGCTGTCCACCACGGTGGTTCCGGTACCACTGGAGCAACCCTTCGTAGTGGGCTACCTACGGTTATCAAGCCATTTTTTGGAGACCAGTTCTTCTATGCTTCTCGTGtagaagaaattggtgcCGGAATAGCATTAAGAAAGCTCAATTCCAAATCGTTGAGCAAGGCATTGAAACTCGCCACCACtgacttcaagatgattGAAAGAGCCAAAAAGGTTTGTGAGCAAATCCGGCATGAACATGGGGTTCTTGGGGCCATCGAAGCCATTTACTCTGAATTGGAGTACGCCAGGTCGTTGATTGTCAACAAACAGCTTGCCAACGAAAACTACGGAATGTTGGGAAGCCGTACTGGCTACACTGTTAACAACTCTGAAGACGAGGACCTGCTGCTGATTGAAATCGATATTTCCTCGAAAAGCGAGACCGATTTCTAAGAcatttttttgcagcaatgTGGCTTTAACACACAACTTTAGGGATATGACCAACTCAGGCCCTTACACATAGGTGAAATAGATCACCTTTAATATACTTATTGTCGTTATGTATATCACGAATTTATGAACTCCGTAAATGTAAATGAGAGTGTGTTTTGTTCCTACTGATTTCTAAGTCATGTGAGTTGTTGTACCACAGATGAATCATAATTAAGTTCGCAGCGTTTGCCAGAAAAAatgtttgaaaagttcatGTTACAATCAGCGAAGCATCTTGTATTATACTAACCAACTTGTTCCTGCTGAAATGACAACACATACCAATGCCCACTATCGGGATATAACCCGTGAGCAGTGCAAACAAAATCCCTACGCCGCCTTGGTACCAGGCCAAACCATTGTGGAGATTCCTAAATTCGAACTCGAATGTGGTGAAACCCTACACAACTTCCCAGTTGCCTACAAAACTTGGGGGAGACTCAATCACAATAAAGACAATGTCATTGTGGTATGTCATGCCTTGACCGGTTCGTCGGACGTCCAGGACTGGTGGGGGCCTCTATTAGGTACCGGTAAGACATTTGATCCGAGCCGATTCTTTATCATCTGTGTGAATTTCCTTGGGTCGCCCTACGGATCATGCTCTCCCTTGTCCATAGACCGTGCCACCGGCAAGCCATACGGGCCCTCGTTCCCGTTGGTAACGGTCAAAGATGACCTTGGGATCCAAAAGTTAATCTTGGACTCGTTGGGAGTTAAATCCATAGCTGCCGTTATCGGTGGATCCATGGGAGGAATGATGGCGTTAGAGTACTCGTCGACCTACAAGGGCCTGGGCTACGTGCGGGCAATTGTGGCCATTGCTACATCTGCCAGGGCGTCTGCCTGGTGTATTTCGTGGAATGAGGCCCAACGCCAGTGTATTTTCAGTGATCCCGAGTACAACGACGGATATTACTACGAAAGCCCCAACGGGGTCAAGCCAGACTCGGGCTTGAGTGCCGCTAGAATGGCGGCATTGCTCACTTATAGATCCCGTAATTCGTTTGAAACCAGGTTTGGTAGAAAACTACCTGGAGTCAAGAATACTGCCGAAGCTGAACGGATATACCCCACGACCAAAGACGAAGAGAATTGGTTGTTGCACAATGAAGGTGCCAGACTGGTCAGAGCAGGTTCTCCCAACCATTCCCTCAATAACTCGGGAAAACTCCAGACATACTTCACGGCACAGTCATATTTGAGGTACCAGGGAAGTAAATTTGTCAACCGATTCGATGCTAATTGCTACATTTCCATCACCCGAAAAGTTGATACACATGACATAGCCAGAGGCCAAGTGCCTTTGGATGATAACAACGACGACCCATTACCGGAGTATCTTGCAACCTTGAAGTTACCTCATTTGGTGATTGGAATTCAATCTGATGGTTTATTTACGTTTGGAGAACAGCAGATGTTGGACCAATACTTACCCAATTGTTCgttaaagaagttgaactcgCCCGAGGGCCACGATGCGTTTTTACTCGATTTCGAGATTGTTAACTCTTACTGTCaggagtttttgaagaaacagcTTCCGGAGTTATATGACGACAATAGTGGAAAAGTCGTCCTCTTCGAAAATTGGAAAGACTTTGTACAGCTGGTCGACAACGGGGGCAACTCTGTGTTTGGCGAAGCCGAAAAggacatcaccaactggtGAAAAGCACCATTAGCTGGTGCATTTTATATACTATATCCTATCTATTTATCACAATTACTGTAGAGTCGCGCAATCATTTCCCCAACCGCTATCAAAGCAACTGCCCTGATAATGCAAATACCCGATTCATTTGTTTTCAGATTGTTACATGGCTCCTTGAACGAGTTGGGACTCACCAATATCGCCGACCAGCTCATCGAAGAGGTCCACAAAAAGGGAtatcttttggaaacccCGGATCACAATTTGGTTAACTCCTCAAAGAAagccaagttgtttgagTGGATC
The sequence above is drawn from the Yamadazyma tenuis chromosome 3, complete sequence genome and encodes:
- the ATG26 gene encoding Sterol 3-beta-glucosyltransferase (COG:H; CAZy:GT1; EggNog:ENOG503NV9G) — protein: MRRSEHENLDNAKYDKDKDNNNSKRKTTGSDIWNLLLLAKPESRLLGYALTMLVVTSTVTMSLPLIVGKIIDNARPLEALSIEERVAQVGNSTFILGFTETQFYSAVAVLFAIGAVSNFGRMYVLRMAGEKLVARMRSRLFSKILSQDSYFFDVGPTKKGMKVGDLISRISSDTQIIARSLSGNISDGARAMISGAVGISMMCYVSWQLTLFMSIFFPPLIVMTFVYGGRMKQLARKVQENLGDLTKVTEEKLNGLKTIQSYARQNLVVHGYNKEVRNLFNTSMRENKLSAIYFSTNSLIGNMMIIGLLFVGTRLISLGNLTIGDLSSFMMYAAYTGGSVFGLGNFYTELMKAIGAADRVFELTRSEPKIKTTIGKKVDDLEGDIEFKKIEFSYPSRPKSKVFRSSNLNLTIKKGENVCFVGPSGSGKSTIAQLLLRFYDPNKGSILINGHDIKDLNLNFYRSKIGYVQQEPLLFSGTLRENITFGKDHCTEQEIETAIRLSNAYGFINMFPKGLDTLVGPSSSGAQLSGGQKQRISLARTLIKNPHILVLDEATSALDSISEELVMRNLKRVTAENGYTMISIAHRLSTIKNSDRIIVLSEQGEIVEDGPFTQLYQDKQSRFNELLRKHDHDLTEVSGMSSPPSQDQPQAHSPSAAPQDYFTAKAPSSGNQSPQIHQDDTDLENSSVPAYICRSLSDRIIPSLQASIGQIYSSVATPTETETDAKLDTNSETGSEPVGSTPRTSEDDEIDVAKPIGMFKPQKSVLEFIASSQIYSDVANFVSSHRGRSGSDRSTSSGRPTGSDMKIPSLGYGIIENSSESEDYEFGDEDDEDDEDENEPNDHHSDSDDYEDAEELPDASSTPMEASQSTESHSSAFSTLLSSIRSLDTINMQSLTSFQSSMVRNFEILKKDGVLVRFTEDSNSSTPIDDVLSTNLKLNIADRLQKVFSIQDDDIFYANFNGWLVRDVFLQGHIYLTKNCILFFAFLPSKFSSPPDSQSDGEFRKQDDSSVYIQTGALATKTKKYGEILGTVFTNRSWAILRPETLSIYSSPTDLYFPTLVIDLRTCVHAEILEKYQPKTENASNVSKPVPVGSPTDTPSGILSPRETLSRGNSDDLLNDDEELNKMLALEAEDNKESNNGGVWFKITTTKRSYKFQTDSIYSARQWVNNITKIIFQLHNSNSKNEVLVKIPLDNITSFNRSSLFGTSDIDVDDSEEVPAVFSLTYSTGTDNVLHQNKKIHKKFTEKAKQQLNLSGTEDLHFVFFSKAQEFDDTISKIVHDREDGNSESSSISNSEKFIQKMKLKRFQGPKEEHETELSKVDIPFSTLSPHGNPSAILDQMLEYNRAMLHSRYGDILDEPNHSKLKKIGRSLTFTKSKTAYSTSLHSSSLALQGNSLSNLPLSPLRTPSAASPSDVSSRSSESTSPMNLNLPRQLSVTGLKKLNMFFDTSKRDVGVVADRYGNIQITGPNGNEPVSEKSVLPSPLNLADPSEYVDQDYPKKDNKLKAFSKSIKAITNVSSVWNAYPFHYIQMNDKDPFYVTDEAARNLGQRRLRSHFSLGETNTLAASYFCHIQRALPVYGKLYVGNENICFRSLLPGVSTKMILPLRDVENCFKERGTKITFSGLVIVVKGYEKLFVEFSSHKSRDDCLDVMLEGLHQLHGSETWEPSAHEWGENYHEQSNKLRLSEDGEDTNQSLAPSDETLKQASMRIESARMKMFEDRFSVAAGLQVPIVLEDSPFFKTEVRPNTSYHFVLLTIGSRGDVQPYIALAKGLMEEGHRVTIATHSEFKDWIVSYDIKFREIAGDPTELMSLMVSHGSMSVAFIKEASSKFKGWINDLLKTAWVACQGADILIESPSAMAGIHIAEALGIPYMRAFTMPWTRTRAYSHAFILPDQKKGNSYNYLTHVMFETVFWRGISSQVNRWRVETLNIPKTSLFKLQQYKVPFLYNVSQTVLPPAVDFPDWVKVTGYWFLDEGTGNKYKPPPELIEFMRQATKDQKKIVYVGFGSIVVDDAKSLTKAVVESVLDADVRCILNKGWSDRHGDKEGEDSKEVEVELPFEIYNSGAIPHDWLFPRIDAAVHHGGSGTTGATLRSGLPTVIKPFFGDQFFYASRVEEIGAGIALRKLNSKSLSKALKLATTDFKMIERAKKVCEQIRHEHGVLGAIEAIYSELEYARSLIVNKQLANENYGMLGSRTGYTVNNSEDEDSSSIEIDISSKSETDF
- a CDS encoding uncharacterized protein (EggNog:ENOG503PXE6) encodes the protein MSEVMTDIPLNFSNPKKHRLAFDDDAVLVDTSFGKRMRLDSYFDSLSLTDTTRQSKRQSPIPSFEINPEVSSLPQKVPDLNTYIADKIIVNFNAVYDSASQVIKYYNRNVVIAHHFQRWVLRLFNRFIVKYNKNNHTNIPRFKHFFKITNVIGSQQHNLTYHDLISIVQSESHLEAKAINKRLSKPSSVLEEIEEESFTFNDIKYNYWDTIQSLDQDVEMAEESDGGEDVDMGDD
- a CDS encoding uncharacterized protein (EggNog:ENOG503PWYR) codes for the protein MAYQRIYGGKLTVYSNLDQTNSPQFEKSMTLSAFQDELSTTRDSVEINTFKQTRPQYVVFVFIRQPNDYTKFVRDLNAFSELIDGKTRSREFVAYFESLLQCGLTIDGSSVVSLMTTSSLVAILKVLISISTKSNAVCEKLTTITIRFSQIGRYFVTQWCRLFSRFINVTHLDISHNFIPSDEYVFNINEPSMKDIIGTCFQWPPRLRYLNLDRNDISYLSCELLRRLPDTLEVLYLAGNQLSAIGPFSPEEHGVNHYLPNLHTISFNFNVRLTFIDPAFFAASKAILKLCCVKNCNLHQGNLPQLLQVAKQMNFTIVV